Proteins encoded by one window of Homalodisca vitripennis isolate AUS2020 unplaced genomic scaffold, UT_GWSS_2.1 ScUCBcl_8679;HRSCAF=16883, whole genome shotgun sequence:
- the LOC124374488 gene encoding hematopoietic prostaglandin D synthase-like has protein sequence MATKYKLTYFNGRGRAEAIRWLLVYMDEEFEDVRIDSEDWLKMKQTTPFGQLPLLEEDGKPICQSLAIVRYLAKKAGLAGNNDWEDLQLDIVSDTLVDLRT, from the exons ATGGCAACGAAGTACAAGCTGACATATTTCAACGGCAGGGGGCGGGCAGAGGCCATCAGATGGTTGCTGGTTTATATGGATGAGGAGTTCGAGGATGTCAGGATAGACTCTGAGGACTGGCTGAAAATGAAACAAA CTACCCCCTTCGGCCAGTTGCCGCTGTTGGAGGAGGACGGTAAGCCGATTTGCCAGTCTCTGGCCATCGTCCGCTATCTTGCCAAGAAAGCCGGGCTTGCTGGAAACAACGACTGGGAAGATCTGCAACTCGACATCGTCTCGGACACCCTGGTGGATTTACGCACGC